The following are encoded together in the Geobacter sulfurreducens PCA genome:
- the pilM gene encoding type IV pilus biogenesis protein PilM: protein MLFAQNAIGMEVSQHGVRFVVLGGGKGAPRLVTHGGASFAPGIVRILHREPNVVDPKAFVGTVREEYCKLLVRTDLVSVTLPDAVGRVMIMDFDTRFKNREEGRDMIRWKLKKSLPFDAGDMHLDYQTLRERDNGSLSVLIAVVARQVVTQYEDLLLEAGIQPNRIDFNTFNLYRVAAKRIPSEDTSLFVAFHGGVLSMLALTDGLIDFYRVKEMGREVVDPNRIFMEINSSLLVYRDKNPGREVKSVFCLAPPDGGESFAGIVAEASGIDPVMFNPQAVMGNNGTATDPALLHDLAAAIGAATRNL from the coding sequence ATGCTTTTCGCCCAGAACGCCATAGGTATGGAAGTGTCGCAGCACGGGGTCCGCTTTGTCGTGCTGGGTGGCGGCAAGGGTGCGCCGCGTCTCGTGACGCACGGTGGTGCCTCCTTTGCACCGGGGATAGTGCGGATTCTCCACCGCGAGCCCAATGTCGTAGATCCCAAGGCCTTTGTCGGCACGGTGCGCGAGGAGTATTGCAAGCTGCTCGTTCGGACGGACCTCGTATCGGTTACGCTACCCGACGCAGTTGGCCGTGTAATGATCATGGATTTTGATACGCGCTTCAAAAACAGGGAAGAGGGGCGCGACATGATCCGCTGGAAGCTCAAGAAGAGCTTGCCATTTGATGCAGGGGACATGCATCTGGACTACCAGACTCTGCGTGAGCGTGATAATGGGAGCCTTTCGGTGCTGATTGCCGTTGTGGCGCGACAGGTCGTGACCCAGTACGAGGACTTGCTCCTAGAGGCGGGAATTCAGCCGAACCGGATCGATTTCAACACATTTAACCTCTATCGCGTGGCGGCCAAACGTATTCCGTCTGAGGATACCTCGCTCTTTGTGGCCTTCCACGGGGGCGTGCTGAGTATGCTCGCTCTAACCGACGGACTCATCGATTTCTATCGCGTCAAAGAGATGGGCAGAGAAGTCGTTGATCCGAACCGGATTTTCATGGAGATCAATAGTTCACTCCTTGTCTACCGTGACAAAAACCCCGGCCGCGAGGTCAAGAGCGTGTTCTGTCTGGCGCCTCCGGATGGGGGGGAGTCCTTCGCCGGCATCGTTGCGGAGGCGAGCGGCATTGACCCGGTCATGTTCAATCCGCAGGCGGTCATGGGCAATAACGGGACAGCGACCGACCCAGCGTTACTCCATGACTTGGCGGCAGCCATTGGCGCGGCCACGAGGAATCTTTGA